From Maritimibacter sp. DP1N21-5, a single genomic window includes:
- a CDS encoding DUF721 domain-containing protein — protein sequence MTDAPTSNGTGKSTRRERTTRGFERTSKLLGGRIRAASESRGFAQSRLLTHWEEIAGTAIAAICRPVEVSYGRQGFGATLTLLTTGANAPMLEMQKEQLREKVNAAYGYAAISRIRLTQTAPTGFSEGQAQFAPRTPETAKPDDPQIAARAHDTATGIQNDDLRAALEALAANVFTKNSQKQ from the coding sequence GTGACCGACGCCCCCACCTCCAATGGAACCGGCAAATCGACCCGCCGTGAACGCACGACGCGGGGCTTTGAACGCACGTCCAAGCTCCTTGGCGGCCGCATTCGCGCGGCGTCGGAGAGCCGGGGCTTCGCACAGTCGCGGCTGCTCACCCATTGGGAAGAAATCGCAGGCACCGCCATCGCGGCGATCTGCCGCCCGGTCGAGGTTTCCTATGGCCGTCAGGGGTTCGGCGCGACGCTCACGCTGCTGACGACGGGGGCGAATGCGCCGATGCTCGAGATGCAGAAGGAGCAGCTTCGGGAAAAGGTCAACGCCGCCTACGGTTACGCCGCAATCAGCCGCATCCGCCTGACCCAGACCGCGCCCACCGGCTTTTCCGAAGGACAAGCGCAGTTCGCCCCGCGCACGCCCGAGACGGCCAAGCCGGACGATCCCCAGATCGCCGCCCGCGCCCATGACACGGCAACGGGTATCCAGAACGACGACCTGCGCGCGGCGCTCGAAGCGCTGGCGGCAAACGTCTTCACCAAGAACTCCCAGAAGCAATGA
- a CDS encoding DUF4170 domain-containing protein, protein MMQRLHLVFGGELVDPTKTQFKNVDDIHIVGIYPNYQTAYDAWRAEAQRTVDNAHMRYFIAHLHRLRDEESPAAPTEELG, encoded by the coding sequence ATCATGCAACGGCTGCATCTGGTCTTTGGCGGCGAACTGGTCGACCCGACCAAGACGCAATTCAAGAACGTGGACGACATCCATATCGTCGGCATCTATCCCAACTATCAGACCGCCTATGACGCCTGGCGGGCTGAAGCGCAGCGCACCGTGGACAACGCGCACATGCGGTATTTCATCGCCCACCTGCATCGGCTCAGGGACGAGGAATCGCCCGCCGCCCCGACCGAGGAACTGGGCTGA
- a CDS encoding DsbA family protein, whose translation MNKIIPIAVGVGIVLGGGAWLATSGSNSAATTTSLSPVTAAVAQDADIELAPAFTLGQEDAPVEIIEYASFTCPHCADWHDRSWDNLKTEYIDTGMVKFTQREVYFDKYGLWAGLIARCGGESKYYGISDMIFEGQKDWIGDGQEATILENLKTIGKKAGMEEAQLETCLNDQAAAQSMVAAFQTYAAEDEVQGTPTFFINGERHSNMTWEDMKEIIDAELAG comes from the coding sequence ATGAACAAAATCATCCCAATCGCCGTCGGCGTCGGCATCGTCCTTGGCGGCGGCGCATGGCTCGCCACATCGGGCAGCAACAGTGCGGCGACGACCACGTCGCTCTCCCCCGTGACCGCCGCCGTGGCGCAGGACGCCGATATCGAACTGGCCCCGGCCTTCACCTTGGGCCAGGAAGACGCGCCGGTCGAGATCATCGAATACGCCTCTTTCACCTGCCCCCATTGTGCCGACTGGCATGACCGCTCCTGGGACAACCTCAAGACGGAATACATCGACACTGGCATGGTGAAATTCACCCAGCGCGAGGTCTATTTCGACAAGTATGGTCTCTGGGCCGGCCTTATCGCCCGCTGCGGCGGCGAGTCGAAGTATTACGGCATTTCCGACATGATCTTTGAAGGTCAGAAGGACTGGATCGGCGACGGGCAGGAAGCCACGATCCTCGAGAACCTCAAGACCATCGGCAAGAAGGCCGGGATGGAAGAGGCGCAGCTCGAGACCTGCCTGAACGATCAGGCCGCCGCGCAAAGCATGGTCGCCGCCTTCCAGACTTACGCCGCCGAGGACGAGGTGCAGGGCACGCCCACCTTCTTCATCAACGGCGAGCGTCATTCCAACATGACCTGGGAAGACATGAAGGAAATCATCGACGCCGAACTGGCAGGGTGA
- the lpxK gene encoding tetraacyldisaccharide 4'-kinase, with protein sequence MSRPIVAVGSLTRGGGTGVTPTVIALAQKLSEMQRNVHVVTTGAGTPRSIAYTDRAEEVGDEPLLIAAFAPTWTAADLAMGARAAIDAGAEVVIIDGGLPDSAVRADLGVLVESAVRGFGNGRAWPLGPLKIARDKGLSQADVLITLGPMRAQTDFESLPIPRVAARLEPLQTGMDWTGARVFAFAGIGVPERFFATLNDLGAEVVGKQALADHQDMTPALLTRLAREAAMLGAQMVTTEKDAVRLPPELRPHVLVVPVRLVPEDWTSLEVRLARLFT encoded by the coding sequence ATGAGCCGGCCCATCGTCGCCGTGGGCAGCCTGACGCGCGGGGGCGGGACCGGGGTCACGCCGACGGTGATCGCGCTGGCCCAGAAGCTGTCCGAGATGCAGCGCAACGTCCATGTCGTCACCACGGGCGCGGGCACGCCGCGGTCGATCGCCTATACCGACCGCGCCGAGGAGGTCGGGGACGAGCCGCTCCTTATCGCGGCCTTCGCCCCGACCTGGACCGCCGCCGATCTGGCGATGGGTGCGCGTGCCGCCATCGACGCGGGCGCCGAGGTCGTCATCATCGACGGGGGCCTGCCAGATAGCGCTGTGCGCGCGGACCTTGGCGTGTTGGTGGAAAGCGCGGTGCGCGGCTTCGGGAACGGCCGGGCCTGGCCGCTGGGGCCGCTCAAGATCGCGCGCGACAAGGGGCTTTCGCAGGCCGACGTGTTGATCACGCTGGGACCGATGCGCGCCCAGACGGACTTTGAATCGCTCCCGATTCCGCGTGTCGCGGCGCGGCTCGAACCGCTTCAGACCGGGATGGACTGGACGGGGGCACGGGTCTTTGCCTTTGCCGGGATCGGGGTGCCGGAGCGCTTTTTCGCCACGCTCAACGATCTGGGCGCCGAGGTGGTGGGCAAGCAGGCGCTGGCCGACCATCAGGACATGACGCCCGCGCTCCTGACCCGCCTGGCCCGCGAGGCGGCCATGCTGGGCGCGCAGATGGTGACGACCGAGAAGGACGCGGTCCGGCTTCCGCCCGAATTGCGGCCTCATGTCCTCGTGGTGCCGGTGCGGCTGGTGCCGGAGGACTGGACGAGCCTGGAGGTCAGGCTCGCCCGGTTGTTCACGTAG
- the mutY gene encoding A/G-specific adenine glycosylase, which translates to MCESGVKPDALLAWYDRHAREMPWRVGPADRAAGIMPDPYRVWLSEVMLQQTTVAAVRAYFLRFTALWPTVDDLAAAPDARVMGEWAGLGYYARARNLLKCARVVSADHGGQFPGTREGLMTLPGIGPYTAAAISAIAFDRAETVVDGNVERVMARVFHVTDPMPGSKPRLRDLAATLTPQDRPGDYAQAVMDLGATICTPKSPACGICPWRDGCQARAVGDQVDLPAREAKKPKPIRHGVAYVGRREDGAWLVETRPDKGLLGGMLGWPGADWGEVAVEKPPVPGDWHDPGGEVRHTFTHFHLILSLRVATLPMDTVPDRGHFTRLAPSDLPTVMRKAYDLARGHFDAG; encoded by the coding sequence ATGTGTGAGAGCGGGGTGAAGCCGGACGCGCTTCTGGCGTGGTATGACCGCCATGCCCGCGAGATGCCGTGGCGTGTGGGCCCGGCTGATCGCGCTGCCGGTATCATGCCGGACCCCTACCGCGTCTGGCTGTCCGAGGTCATGCTGCAACAGACTACCGTGGCGGCCGTGCGCGCCTATTTCCTTCGGTTCACGGCGCTTTGGCCGACGGTCGATGACCTTGCCGCGGCGCCCGATGCCCGCGTGATGGGGGAGTGGGCCGGGCTTGGATATTACGCCCGGGCGCGCAACCTCCTCAAATGCGCGCGTGTGGTGAGCGCCGATCACGGTGGGCAGTTTCCTGGCACGCGCGAGGGGCTGATGACGCTTCCGGGGATCGGACCCTATACCGCCGCCGCCATCTCGGCCATCGCCTTCGACCGGGCCGAGACGGTGGTGGACGGCAATGTCGAAAGAGTCATGGCGCGGGTGTTCCATGTCACCGATCCGATGCCGGGTTCGAAGCCCCGTCTGCGCGACCTCGCCGCAACGCTGACCCCGCAGGACCGGCCGGGCGATTACGCGCAGGCAGTCATGGACCTTGGCGCGACGATCTGCACGCCGAAGTCGCCTGCCTGCGGGATCTGTCCGTGGCGGGACGGTTGTCAGGCCCGCGCGGTAGGCGACCAGGTCGATCTGCCCGCCCGCGAGGCGAAGAAGCCCAAACCCATCCGCCATGGCGTGGCCTATGTCGGCCGGCGCGAAGATGGCGCATGGCTGGTCGAGACGCGGCCCGACAAGGGGCTTCTGGGCGGCATGTTGGGCTGGCCGGGCGCGGACTGGGGCGAGGTGGCCGTGGAGAAGCCGCCCGTGCCCGGCGACTGGCACGACCCGGGCGGCGAGGTGCGCCATACCTTCACGCATTTCCATCTGATCCTGTCGCTCAGGGTCGCGACGCTGCCGATGGACACGGTCCCTGACCGGGGGCATTTCACACGCCTCGCCCCTTCGGACCTGCCCACGGTGATGCGCAAGGCCTATGATCTGGCGCGCGGTCATTTCGACGCGGGTTGA
- a CDS encoding heavy-metal-associated domain-containing protein, protein MTETFSVPDMHCGKCRAKIEDALLDVDEGAALDFDMEAREVTVDSTLGTKAIQELIQAAGYAAVQKP, encoded by the coding sequence ATGACCGAGACATTTTCCGTTCCCGACATGCACTGCGGCAAGTGCCGCGCCAAGATCGAGGATGCGCTGCTCGACGTCGACGAAGGCGCAGCGCTCGACTTCGACATGGAAGCGCGCGAGGTGACGGTGGACTCGACCCTCGGGACCAAGGCCATTCAGGAGCTGATTCAGGCCGCAGGATACGCTGCGGTGCAAAAGCCCTGA
- a CDS encoding 3-deoxy-D-manno-octulosonic acid transferase — translation MVKRPGLPLYLVTQRLRGRSAADARLNRAVEAGEEDASRTGERRGHAAVPRPEGPLVWLHAGNEGEALGFPELIDRLRDERDDLNFLVTTARHDPDHPLEARLPSDVILQYAPYDFARGAEAFVGHWKPDICLWAENRFEPELIETAGKAGTEMFLVDARVPERPGWRWVPGIRRALLKRFSYVLAGDKAAAEGLMGLGVPSGRIEAVGFLQEGTAPLPCSQAERDMIAEQLGARPVWLAAGAREAEIDMIVAVHRTVMRRSHRLLLILVPQDMSTGPALKDRLEEDGWVVGLRSVEDEPEPEVEIFVADEPGELGLWYRLAPVSFMGGTFDKGALRNPFEAAALGSAVIHGPLMGSWRESYERLRDAGAAWAAKDEAGLSAGLEHLLQPDKVAEVATAAWEVTTNGAEATDRVVELVVEALDRRGL, via the coding sequence ATGGTCAAACGACCCGGCCTTCCCCTTTATCTCGTGACCCAGCGGCTGCGCGGCCGTTCGGCCGCCGATGCGCGGCTGAACCGGGCTGTCGAGGCGGGCGAGGAAGACGCGAGCCGCACGGGTGAGCGGCGGGGTCACGCGGCTGTCCCCCGGCCCGAGGGGCCGCTGGTCTGGCTCCACGCCGGCAACGAGGGCGAGGCGCTGGGGTTTCCTGAACTGATCGACCGCCTGCGCGACGAGCGCGACGACCTGAACTTCCTCGTCACCACCGCCCGCCACGATCCGGACCACCCGCTCGAGGCACGTCTTCCCTCGGATGTCATCCTGCAATACGCGCCCTATGATTTCGCGCGCGGCGCCGAGGCCTTTGTCGGGCACTGGAAACCCGACATCTGTCTTTGGGCGGAGAACCGGTTCGAGCCGGAGCTGATCGAAACGGCGGGTAAGGCCGGGACCGAGATGTTCCTCGTCGATGCACGCGTGCCCGAACGCCCCGGTTGGCGCTGGGTGCCGGGAATCCGCCGCGCGCTTCTCAAGCGGTTTTCCTATGTGCTCGCGGGCGACAAGGCGGCGGCTGAAGGGCTGATGGGGCTGGGTGTTCCTTCGGGGCGGATCGAGGCCGTCGGGTTCCTGCAGGAAGGCACCGCGCCCCTCCCCTGTTCGCAGGCCGAGCGCGACATGATCGCCGAGCAACTGGGCGCACGGCCGGTCTGGCTCGCGGCCGGGGCGCGGGAGGCCGAGATCGACATGATCGTCGCGGTCCATCGAACCGTGATGCGCCGGTCGCACCGTCTGCTTCTGATCCTCGTGCCGCAGGACATGTCGACGGGGCCGGCGCTCAAGGACCGGCTCGAGGAGGACGGCTGGGTCGTGGGTCTGCGTTCGGTCGAGGACGAACCGGAGCCAGAGGTCGAGATATTCGTCGCCGATGAGCCCGGCGAACTGGGCCTTTGGTATCGGCTCGCCCCGGTGTCCTTCATGGGCGGCACATTCGACAAAGGGGCGCTGCGCAACCCGTTCGAGGCCGCGGCGCTCGGCTCCGCCGTGATCCATGGCCCGCTCATGGGGTCATGGCGGGAAAGCTACGAGCGGTTGCGCGACGCGGGCGCCGCATGGGCCGCGAAGGATGAAGCCGGTCTTTCCGCCGGGCTCGAGCATCTGCTCCAGCCGGACAAGGTCGCCGAAGTCGCCACCGCCGCCTGGGAAGTCACGACGAACGGGGCCGAGGCGACCGACCGCGTGGTCGAACTGGTCGTCGAAGCGCTCGACCGGCGCGGGCTGTGA